Below is a genomic region from Acinetobacter tibetensis.
TTTCTGCTAAATAAACTTAAGTACAACAACAGAATCACACATTGAAAGCCAATTAAAATACACAATACCCACGCTGCACGATGCAAAAAAGGCAGCATTGCTAGTTCTAAACTGGCTTCTCGAACCAATAGGGAGGTAATGGCAAAACACAACCCACTGCCTAATCCGATCATTAAGGTTTTGACGGAAAGTTTGGTCTGCTTGCTTCCTTGACTCAGTAAGAATACAGCGATTGCACCAATCAGTACCCCAAGCCACCCCCAAACGCTTAAGTGCTCTTGTAGCAACATGACACCAATGAGTGCAGCCAAAATGGCTTCGCTTTTTGCTAGCCCGATGCCAATCGCATAATTCTTTTGTTGAAACAATTTTACCATTAAGGCCGTTGCGTATATTTGGCTCATGCCTGCAACCACAATGTACAGCCAAAAATGTGCTGAAAAACTCACAACTGCTGTAACAGGTTGTTGGTGATATAAAATAGCGAGGTAACTTAAAGCAAAGATTGGAGAAAAGAGAAAACGCGCTAAGGTGGTGCCATAGACATCAACGCTGGTACTGAGTTGCTTTTGAAAAGCATTACGCCACGCCTGCATAAAAGCAGCCATGATTGTAAATAGTACCCAAGCAATTGCCATAATTCTGACTTCATCTCTAAATCATGTGCTAATTTACTCGCTTCAAATTGACTTTTCGAGCTTTAGTTTCCTTTTACTACACTGGTGTGTGATGCGACTTTGGCTGAACAGCGGGCTCACTAATAAAAACCGTGTTGGCCTTCAAAATGGAAGGGGCAAAATCGACCATGCGACGTAAGGTTCGCGTGTAATGTGCTTGATCCGAAAAGCCAGCTTCAAAGGCAAGATCAATTAAACTATAACCTTCAATCCACAATTGAATGGCATAGCGTACTTTTAACCACAATATATATTGCCGCATGGAACCACCCAATTGAGCACTAAATAAATGCATCAAACGTGACTCAGATAAACCGACTTGAGCCGAAACATCTGCCACTGTAGGAATATTCTGTGGTACTTGCTGTTTAATATATTCACACGCTTTTAAAATACGGACATCCCACGGCAAATGAGTTACTTTCGGGGATATAAGCTGCAAAATACGCAATAATAATCGCTTCACTTGCTCAATATTTAATGCCCCTAATCTCAAGTGTATAAGCTCACTGCTGAGCGGTTGTAAACAATCCGCAGGCAATGAACGCATCTGCTTTCCTTGTAATGCAGTGTGTACATAGCCATAAAGTTCATGGTCTGGATCTATTAACACTGCCAGATAAGGTTGATTTTCAGAATCCGTGCTATGGCTAACATTCGGTGCCATACAAACAATGTCATGATAACTGCGGGGCTGATGATCCAGAGTTACGGCAAATTGTGCACCTAACCCGATTTGTAACAGTGCAGGGAAATGCACATGTGATTTGTTTAAGTGTTCTTGTGTGACATATAAAACGATGCCATCCCAAGCATATACCCAGCTCTTTTCTGGTTTCGCTACTGGGTCAGATTCCTTCTGATGAAATAGCATAATCGTTCAAGACCCGATGTGGTATGTTGTTCAAAATGACTCCTGTAAACACTAAAGGAGTAGTTACATGTTACAGAATACCCAAGAACTGATTAAAAACAACACTCAGGAACTCATTAAAAATACTGTACCAACACTCACAAATAAGCATGAGGTGCAAATTGTCGGCAGTGATGGTCGTATTAAAACGCTCAAAGAATTCTACCCTTTTTATCTTTCACAACATGCAGACTCAACGTGTCGTCGTTTGCATTTCGTAGGTACAACCTGCGTGATTGGTATTGCTGCAACCGCAGCCATGAAGAAAAATGCCAAATTACTTTGGGCCTTACCTGTGGTGGGTTATGGTTTTGCTTGGGTCGGTCACTTCTTCTTTGAACACAACAAACCTGCAACATTTAAACAGCCCTTCTTTAGCCTAATCTGTGACTTTAAAATGTATAAAGACATTTTAGTCGGCAAAGTCGATTGGTAAAACCTCAATTGGAGCTGACTTATTTAGGGCTCTAATAAGTCCGCTCCATCC
It encodes:
- a CDS encoding DUF962 domain-containing protein, whose protein sequence is MLQNTQELIKNNTQELIKNTVPTLTNKHEVQIVGSDGRIKTLKEFYPFYLSQHADSTCRRLHFVGTTCVIGIAATAAMKKNAKLLWALPVVGYGFAWVGHFFFEHNKPATFKQPFFSLICDFKMYKDILVGKVDW
- a CDS encoding helix-turn-helix transcriptional regulator, which produces MLFHQKESDPVAKPEKSWVYAWDGIVLYVTQEHLNKSHVHFPALLQIGLGAQFAVTLDHQPRSYHDIVCMAPNVSHSTDSENQPYLAVLIDPDHELYGYVHTALQGKQMRSLPADCLQPLSSELIHLRLGALNIEQVKRLLLRILQLISPKVTHLPWDVRILKACEYIKQQVPQNIPTVADVSAQVGLSESRLMHLFSAQLGGSMRQYILWLKVRYAIQLWIEGYSLIDLAFEAGFSDQAHYTRTLRRMVDFAPSILKANTVFISEPAVQPKSHHTPV
- a CDS encoding DMT family transporter yields the protein MAIAWVLFTIMAAFMQAWRNAFQKQLSTSVDVYGTTLARFLFSPIFALSYLAILYHQQPVTAVVSFSAHFWLYIVVAGMSQIYATALMVKLFQQKNYAIGIGLAKSEAILAALIGVMLLQEHLSVWGWLGVLIGAIAVFLLSQGSKQTKLSVKTLMIGLGSGLCFAITSLLVREASLELAMLPFLHRAAWVLCILIGFQCVILLLYLSLFSRKTLYHMGQRVGLTFKVSVCSFLASLGWFSAMSMQTVALVKTLGQIEILFSLLISVFFFKEKLARSDHLGLFLVILAAIMVIWA